A window of Cryptomeria japonica chromosome 3, Sugi_1.0, whole genome shotgun sequence contains these coding sequences:
- the LOC131874197 gene encoding G-type lectin S-receptor-like serine/threonine-protein kinase SD2-2, with protein sequence MGKLFQSLFFAVNVFIQLKSNGDAMEAGDTLLLGASLTGNQTIISKNGTFELGFFTPNGSNWYIGIWYAQIPQKTYVWVANSFDKPVDTLLLGMTFGGRQKLVSWKNSFDPTLGFFSLHMDPSGSKQFVLTWNNPIQYWESGTWDGKIYIGVPESEDKHYFYMSVEINSTGLFHIYTLNPQFSALTRCVVPINNRVAL encoded by the exons ATGGGAAAGTTATTCCAAAGTCTGTTTTTTGCAGTTAATGTATTTATTCAACTGAAGAGCAATGGTGATGCAATGGAGGCTGGTGATACTCTTTTGTTGGGTGCCTCGCTTACTGGTAATCAGACAATCATTTCAAAGAATGGCACATTTGAGTTGGGATTCTTCACCCCAAATGGAAGCAACTGGTATATTGGCATCTGGTATGCCCAAATACCACAGAAGACATATGTTTGGGTGGCTAACAG TTTCGACAAACCTGTCGATACCTTGTTGCTGGGGATGACTTTCGGTGGGCGGCAAAAGTTGGTCTCTTGGAAAAACTCATTCGATCCCACTCTTGGGTTTTTCTCCTTACACATGGATCCATCTGGAAGCAAACAATTTGTGCTGACATGGAACAATCCTATACAGTATTGGGAGAGTGGGACATGGGACGGCAAAATTTACATTGGAGTTCCAGAAAGTGAAGACAAACATTATTTCTACATGAGTGTTGAAATTAATAGTACTGGTTTGTTTCATATTTATACGTTGAATCCTCAGTTCAGTGCACTCACGCGTTGTGTCGTACCCATAAACAATCGCGTTGCTCTGTAG